A region from the Drosophila bipectinata strain 14024-0381.07 chromosome 3R, DbipHiC1v2, whole genome shotgun sequence genome encodes:
- the Jupiter gene encoding microtubule-associated protein Jupiter isoform X5 encodes MSTAPGSADLDCALTPEASAPAIPPPDVLPIDIPCKETIVGDVPADNQTYTESDKRDQGTQSSCDKDTNTEIPVSLDHMEGVSDRQKPINPCPEALKEAAQPCTKMDSRNPITGLGLNGDGVGGLKPKKLKNREGNPVTGEGYKPGANDFHQRADSAQGGTPVINKNRVPPGGYSSGLW; translated from the exons ATGAGCA cagctccaggaTCAGCCGATCTAGACTGTGCCCTGACCCCCGAGGCCAGTGCCCCGGCGATTCCACCACCAGACGTGCTGCCCATTGATATTCCGTGCAAGGAGACCATAGTTGGTGACGTGCCGGCTGATAACCAAACCTACACCGAGTCTGATAAGCGCGACCAGGGCACCCAGTCCTCTTGCGACAAGGACACCAATACAGAGATTCCCGTTTCACTGGACCACATGGAGGGTGTATCAGATCGCCAAAAGCCCATTAACCCTTGCCCAGAGGCTCTCAAGGAGGCGGCCCAGCCGTGCACCAAGATGGACTCGCGCAACCCCATCACGGGCTTGGGCCTCAACGGCGATGGTGTTGGCGGTCTAAAACCAAAGAAGCTAAAGAATCGAG AGGGAAACCCCGTCACAGGTGAGGGCTACAAGCCAGGCGCAAACGACTTCCACCAGCGTGCCGACTCGGCCCAGGGAGGTACTCCGGTGATCAACAAGAACCGTGTCCCACCAGGCGGCTACTCGTCGGGACTCTGGTAA
- the LOC108127883 gene encoding zinc finger protein 845 has product MEGMDLWTSMFSSDFDEAEDGVEGDVGLEGEDGEQYGNGNGNSDLLDADMGDDDILDGEEEDREEEEDEDDGEGENRGKGSDPDDDAIFDFELQPMISLSEQPEQSSSLDDAEATMRGQSVPGSQGRNPNVGYPQRPTTSQINATDEHGVPINYELGVVYICPACGAEFRQQDHWKRHMNQMHRYNTLRGLNFLPVDKLYHRCQECHKRIAMHSRENLLKHKFTHLPYRCTKCYICKREYKYRQDLMVHLRLVHCEEVVAMMRGGYNAAGRKTRVRESRTEQLQREEALREDGELDRIEVRNEVLEPDADESSVLEHSKQSLVAEEVPPASRKKRPEEEGDELILAAELCEDYIHFMCPDCGYECDNLRQWRQHIEFVHDFVSRRGLNFRSSDMQMQCLECKKIVSPNTIKVLRAHKFSHLSHPEWMHCKLCYKGFSDHDAMVKHLLKEHHLDTLMPERTGQAEDGEFDGGGRKGEGNGDALDDESPYFADAPRRGGRISSDDMYEPFIDYLCPQCGKEFREKKHWRTHVVMMHGMNDLSKLNFNVIDERKLKCLECDKIITNAYGIQNAQQHRITHLPFKAYARCTKCHKSYTDRKGLVKHLATYHRINDMPRRSTGGSLGGDAGGGGDSLPMPQAPKQPRKQIVTVANETYEIIYLDDHEPVIEEDNDFGEQMQAEEEEFLPATIAPPSPPMLHPAPGQNDGHRYKCIHCGEAFASQAAVKQHRIDKHFKIRKRLRSHQPTQNTDTIAPFPTVEQNYIFLCPSCGMEYKTQFEWRRHINDVHNFDKREYLNMQQLDKYRYQCTQCRDVVSNSKLKGLQDHHFRHLPYRLYLKCLICGTCYNHKPNIAAHLRARHNIFERGAPVMVTKPSKQMNRYREMDREKTLPPSPIPVPDSPPSCSPSFSGAAMSRTLKPQPGALPVRPAGLNTLEDSISYHNAVDLDFITYFCPKCNQNFDSHAFWRKHIVEKHNFNSREGLNFRQLDNHHYLCLECYKRVTVTHTKGAIGQLQSHKFRHLPHRSFKCLTCGGEFVRKQMFFKHLNRDTNRCDNHQQRELDDDEQEHDQEQEGVVSVRSMYQLACPQCGDGFTTVKRTAWKEHINVYHSLTKLDLLHMIKVDVDRYRCNDCNEEIGTNRLRELQHHRYQHLPHPAYVRCKLCDKNEVGSESGGGRLHSLQDLKQHILNSHPAAKEKESILAKIREHMQQEEQEDVVPTVEDEDNQTGHDSGPYMPLPPHLLDDGDDMDFEDQYLLG; this is encoded by the exons ATGGAAGGAATGGATCTGTGGACCTCGATGTTCTCCTCTGATTTCGATGAGGCGGAGGATGGAGTGGAGGGAGATGTTGGTCTGGAGGGGGAGGATGGCGAGCAGTACggcaatggaaatggaaattcgGATCTTTTGGATGCCGACATGGGCGATGACGACATCCTGGATGGTGAGGAAGAGGAcagggaggaggaggaggacgaggacgatgGTGAGGGGGAAAATAGAGGAAAAGGCTCCGATCCGGACGATGATGCCATCTTCGACTTTGAACTGCAGCCCATGATTAGCTTGTCGGAGCAGCCGGAGCAATCCTCCTCTTTGGACGACGCTGAGGCCACAATGCGAGGGCAGTCGGTGCCCGGCTCCCAGGGACGTAACCCGAATGTAGGCTATCCCCAACGGCCAACTACCTCGCAGATCAATGCCACGGATGAGCACGGAGTGCCCATCAACTATGAGCTGGGCGTTGTCTACATCTGCCCTGCCTGCGGCGCGGAGTTCCGGCAGCAGGACCACTGGAAGCGACACATGAACCAGATGCATCGGTACAACACCTTGCGCGGCCTCAACTTTTTGCCGGTGGACAAGTTGTATCATCGCTGCCAGGAGTGCCACAAGCGGATTGCGATGCACAGTCGAGAGAATCTgctgaagcacaagttcaccCACTTGCCGTACAGGTGTACCAAGTGTTACATATGCAAGCGGGAATACAAATACAG GCAAGATCTTATGGTGCACTTGAGGTTAGTGCACTGCGAGGAAGTCGTGGCCATGATGCGGGGCGGCTACAATGCAGCTGGCCGAAAGACCCGGGTCCGGGAGTCCCGCACCGAACAATTGCAGAGGGAGGAGGCCTTGCGCGAGGACGGAGAGTTGGATCGCATTGAGGTGCGCAACGAGGTGCTCGAACCGGACGCCGATGAGTCGAGTGTTTTGGAGCATTCAAAGCAGTCACTAGTCGCAGAGGAGGTACCTCCTGCCAGCAGGAAGAAGAGACCcgaggaggagggcgatgAACTAATACTCGCTGCAGAGCTGTGCGAGGACTACATTCATTTCATGTGTCCGGATTGCGGTTACGAGTGCGACAACCTCAGGCAGTGGCGCCAGCACATCGAGTTTGTTCACGACTTTGTCAGCAGGCGGGGACTTAACTTCCGGAGCAGTGACATGCAGATGCAGTGCCTCGAATGTAAAAAG ATTGTCTCCCCCAACACCATTAAAGTATTGCGAGCGCACAAGTTCAGTCATTTATCGCATCCGGAGTGGATGCACTGCAAGCTCTGCTATAAGGGCTTCTCGGACCACGACGCGATGGTGAAACATCTGCTGAAGGAGCACCACCTGGACACTCTAATGCCAGAGCGAACCGGCCAAGCAGAGGACGGAGAATTCGATGGCGGTGGCAGAAAAGGAGAAGGAAACGGGGATGCATTGGACGACGAGTCGCCCTACTTCGCGGATGCGCCTAGACGCGGTGGACGCATCAGTAGCGACGACATGTACGAGCCCTTTATAGACTATCTGTGCCCGCAGTGCGGCAAGGAGTTCCGCGAAAAGAAACACTGGCGCACCCATGTGGTCATGATGCACGGAATGAACGACCTGTCGAAGCTGAACTTCAATGTGATAGACGAAAGAAAGCTGAAGTGCCTCGAGTGCGACAAAATCATTACCAATGCCTATGGCATCCAGAATGCGCAGCAGCACAGGATCACCCACTTGCCGTTCAAGGCCTACGCCAGGTGCACCAAGTGCCACAAGTCATACACGGACAGAAAAGGTCTGGTCAAGCATCTGGCCACCTACCATCGCATCAACGACATGCCACGCAGATCGACAGGCGGTAGTTTGGGAGGGGATGCTGGTGGCGGGGGAGACTCGCTTCCGATGCCCCAGGCTCCGAAGCAGCCTCGCAAGCAGATCGTCACGGTGGCCAATGAGACTTACGAGATCATCTACCTGGACGACCATGAGCCAGTCATCGAAGAGGACAACGACTTTGGGGAGCAGATGCAGGCGGAGGAAGAGGAATTCCTCCCAGCCACGATTGCCCCGCCGTCGCCTCCAATGCTGCATCCAGCACCCGGACAAAACGATGGGCATCGCTACAAGTGCATCCACTGCGGCGAGGCCTTCGCTTCGCAGGCAGCCGTTAAGCAGCACAGAATCGATAAGCATTTCAAGATCCGCAAGAGGTTGCGCAGCCACCAGCCCACGCAGAACACGGACACGATCGCTCCCTTCCCGACGGTGGAGCAGAACTACATCTTCCTGTGCCCCTCCTGCGGCATGGAGTACAAGACCCAGTTCGAGTGGCGGCGCCACATCAACGACGTCCACAACTTCGACAAGCGCGAGTATCTGAACATGCAGCAGCTGGACAAGTACCGCTATCAGTGCACCCAGTGCCGGGACGTCGTGAGCAACTCGAAGCTCAAGGGCCTGCAGGACCACCACTTCCGCCACTTGCCATACCGCTTGTACTTGAAGTGCCTCATTTGCGGTACCTGCTACAACCACAAGCCGAACATAGCGGCGCATCTGCGAGCGCGTCACAACATCTTCGAGAGGGGGGCGCCCGTTATGGTGACCAAACCCAGCAAGCAAATGAACCGATATCGGGAGATGGACAGAGAGAAGACTTTACCTCCGTCTCCGATACCGGTTCCCGACTCTCCACCCAGCTGTTCGCCCTCCTTCTCTGGGGCTGCCATGAGTCGCACACTGAAGCCCCAGCCGGGGGCGTTGCCCGTTCGACCCGCTGGTCTAAACACCCTGGAGGATAGCATCTCGTATCACAATGCCGTGGACTTGGACTTCATCACGTACTTCTGCCCGAAGTGCAACCAGAACTTTGACTCGCACGCCTTTTGGCGAAAACACATCGTGGAGAAGCACAACTTCAACAGTCGCGAGGGCCTGAACTTCCGGCAGCTGGATAACCACCACTACCTTTGCTTGGAGTGCTACAAACGGGTGACAGTCACCCACACAAAGGGTGCTATCGGGCAGTTGCAGTCGCACAAGTTCCGCCACCTGCCCCATCGCTCCTTCAAGTGCTTGACCTGTGGCGGGGAGTTCGTGCGCAAGCAGATGTTCTTCAAGCATCTGAACCGGGACACCAATCGCTGCGACAATCATCAGCAGCGGGAGCTGGACGACGACGAGCAGGAACACGACCAGGAGCAGGAAGGAGTGGTCTCTGTCAGGTCCATGTACCAGCTAGCGTGTCCCCAGTGCGGCGATGGCTTTACCACGGTGAAGAGAACAGCATGGAAGGAGCACATCAATGTCTACCACAGTCTCACTAAGCTAGACTTGCTGCACATGATCAAGGTGGATGTGGATCGGTACCGCTGCAACGACTGCAACGAGGAGATTGGGACAAACCGACTGCGAGAGCTTCAGCACCACCGGTACCAGCATCTTCCCCACCCTGCCTATGTGCGCTGCAAGTTGTGCGACAAAAATGAAGTCGGCTCGGAATCAGGAGGCGGCAGGCTGCACAGCCTGCAAGACCTAAAACAGCACATCCTGAACAGCCACCCGGCAGCAAAGGAAAAGGAATCTATTCTAGCCAAGATCCGCGAGCATATGCAGCAGGAGGAGCAGGAAGACGTAGTGCCAACTGTAGAGGACGAGGACAACCAGACTGGTCACGATTCAGGACCATATATGCCATTGCCTCCGCACCTGCTGGATGACGGGGATGATATGGACTTTGAGGATCAGTATCTGCTGGGATAG
- the Jupiter gene encoding microtubule-associated protein Jupiter isoform X1 has translation MAAYAAFKHVELYNVGKAKKRVLRAPGGGSSDIFGSEMPQTPRGSVKNRMASNIFAAEKDNGVKNNVRQGAHRFYFIGDAPRRGQKTVDSHSRLFGEPTRPITPAKNHMKSSIPFGQNTEAAAAQKLLTTNGHYNGKSGSVSSASSSVSSSTENLKMNSGSRGEGNPVTGEGYKPGANDFHQRADSAQGGTPVINKNRVPPGGYSSGLW, from the exons GGTGCTGAGGGCTCCGGGCGGTGGATCGAGCGACATCTTCGGATCGGAGATGCCGCAGACTCCCAGGGGCTCTGTGAAGAATCGCATGGCCTCCAACATATTCGCTGCCGAGAAGGATAATGGAGTGAAAAACAACG TACGACAAGGAGCTCACAGATTCTATTTCATTG GTGATGCCCCACGCCGCGGCCAGAAGACCGTGGACTCGCACTCTCGGCTGTTTGGGGAGCCCACCCGCCCGATCACGCCCGCCAAGAACCACATGAAGAGCAGCATTCCCTTTGGCCAGAACACAGAGGCAGCTGCCGCCCAGAAGCTGCTGACCACCAACGGCCACTACAACGGCAAGAGCGGATCCGTGTCCTCGGCCTCGTCCTCGGTCTCGTCCTCGACCGAGAACCTCAAGATGAACAGCGGCTCGAGAGGAG AGGGAAACCCCGTCACAGGTGAGGGCTACAAGCCAGGCGCAAACGACTTCCACCAGCGTGCCGACTCGGCCCAGGGAGGTACTCCGGTGATCAACAAGAACCGTGTCCCACCAGGCGGCTACTCGTCGGGACTCTGGTAA
- the Jupiter gene encoding microtubule-associated protein Jupiter isoform X2: MISNLDFTDNKASSKVLRAPGGGSSDIFGSEMPQTPRGSVKNRMASNIFAAEKDNGVKNNVRQGAHRFYFIGDAPRRGQKTVDSHSRLFGEPTRPITPAKNHMKSSIPFGQNTEAAAAQKLLTTNGHYNGKSGSVSSASSSVSSSTENLKMNSGSRGEGNPVTGEGYKPGANDFHQRADSAQGGTPVINKNRVPPGGYSSGLW; encoded by the exons GGTGCTGAGGGCTCCGGGCGGTGGATCGAGCGACATCTTCGGATCGGAGATGCCGCAGACTCCCAGGGGCTCTGTGAAGAATCGCATGGCCTCCAACATATTCGCTGCCGAGAAGGATAATGGAGTGAAAAACAACG TACGACAAGGAGCTCACAGATTCTATTTCATTG GTGATGCCCCACGCCGCGGCCAGAAGACCGTGGACTCGCACTCTCGGCTGTTTGGGGAGCCCACCCGCCCGATCACGCCCGCCAAGAACCACATGAAGAGCAGCATTCCCTTTGGCCAGAACACAGAGGCAGCTGCCGCCCAGAAGCTGCTGACCACCAACGGCCACTACAACGGCAAGAGCGGATCCGTGTCCTCGGCCTCGTCCTCGGTCTCGTCCTCGACCGAGAACCTCAAGATGAACAGCGGCTCGAGAGGAG AGGGAAACCCCGTCACAGGTGAGGGCTACAAGCCAGGCGCAAACGACTTCCACCAGCGTGCCGACTCGGCCCAGGGAGGTACTCCGGTGATCAACAAGAACCGTGTCCCACCAGGCGGCTACTCGTCGGGACTCTGGTAA
- the Jupiter gene encoding microtubule-associated protein Jupiter isoform X4, which translates to MSTAAPGSADLDCALTPEASAPAIPPPDVLPIDIPCKETIVGDVPADNQTYTESDKRDQGTQSSCDKDTNTEIPVSLDHMEGVSDRQKPINPCPEALKEAAQPCTKMDSRNPITGLGLNGDGVGGLKPKKLKNREGNPVTGEGYKPGANDFHQRADSAQGGTPVINKNRVPPGGYSSGLW; encoded by the exons ATGAGCA cagcagctccaggaTCAGCCGATCTAGACTGTGCCCTGACCCCCGAGGCCAGTGCCCCGGCGATTCCACCACCAGACGTGCTGCCCATTGATATTCCGTGCAAGGAGACCATAGTTGGTGACGTGCCGGCTGATAACCAAACCTACACCGAGTCTGATAAGCGCGACCAGGGCACCCAGTCCTCTTGCGACAAGGACACCAATACAGAGATTCCCGTTTCACTGGACCACATGGAGGGTGTATCAGATCGCCAAAAGCCCATTAACCCTTGCCCAGAGGCTCTCAAGGAGGCGGCCCAGCCGTGCACCAAGATGGACTCGCGCAACCCCATCACGGGCTTGGGCCTCAACGGCGATGGTGTTGGCGGTCTAAAACCAAAGAAGCTAAAGAATCGAG AGGGAAACCCCGTCACAGGTGAGGGCTACAAGCCAGGCGCAAACGACTTCCACCAGCGTGCCGACTCGGCCCAGGGAGGTACTCCGGTGATCAACAAGAACCGTGTCCCACCAGGCGGCTACTCGTCGGGACTCTGGTAA
- the Jupiter gene encoding microtubule-associated protein Jupiter isoform X3 yields the protein MAAYAAFKHVELYNVGKAKKRVLRAPGGGSSDIFGSEMPQTPRGSVKNRMASNIFAAEKDNGVKNNGDAPRRGQKTVDSHSRLFGEPTRPITPAKNHMKSSIPFGQNTEAAAAQKLLTTNGHYNGKSGSVSSASSSVSSSTENLKMNSGSRGEGNPVTGEGYKPGANDFHQRADSAQGGTPVINKNRVPPGGYSSGLW from the exons GGTGCTGAGGGCTCCGGGCGGTGGATCGAGCGACATCTTCGGATCGGAGATGCCGCAGACTCCCAGGGGCTCTGTGAAGAATCGCATGGCCTCCAACATATTCGCTGCCGAGAAGGATAATGGAGTGAAAAACAACG GTGATGCCCCACGCCGCGGCCAGAAGACCGTGGACTCGCACTCTCGGCTGTTTGGGGAGCCCACCCGCCCGATCACGCCCGCCAAGAACCACATGAAGAGCAGCATTCCCTTTGGCCAGAACACAGAGGCAGCTGCCGCCCAGAAGCTGCTGACCACCAACGGCCACTACAACGGCAAGAGCGGATCCGTGTCCTCGGCCTCGTCCTCGGTCTCGTCCTCGACCGAGAACCTCAAGATGAACAGCGGCTCGAGAGGAG AGGGAAACCCCGTCACAGGTGAGGGCTACAAGCCAGGCGCAAACGACTTCCACCAGCGTGCCGACTCGGCCCAGGGAGGTACTCCGGTGATCAACAAGAACCGTGTCCCACCAGGCGGCTACTCGTCGGGACTCTGGTAA